One Argiope bruennichi chromosome 5, qqArgBrue1.1, whole genome shotgun sequence DNA segment encodes these proteins:
- the LOC129969595 gene encoding succinate dehydrogenase assembly factor 2, mitochondrial-like codes for MNRILALNTLRKCVFQKFNSTLSITSCHNRKYSVVSMSENGPNPYIERINESITDKRARLLYQSRKRGMLENGLILSTFAGKYLNNFNNEQLALYDKLINIPSNDWDLFYWATGVKSTPPEFQNEVMELLKRHVKNELKETRYTQPDLN; via the coding sequence ATGAATCGTATTTTAGCTCTAAATACTTtgcgaaaatgtgtttttcaaaaatttaactcgACATTGAGCATTACCAGCTGTCATAATAGAAAATACTCTGTTGTTTCCATGTCGGAAAATGGCCCAAATCCGTATATCGAAAGAATAAACGAGAGCATCACAGACAAACGAGCGCGTTTGTTGTATCAAAGTCGAAAGCGGGGAATGCTGGAAAATGGTTTAATATTGAGCACATTTGCTggaaaatatctgaataatttcaataatgagCAATTAGCCTTGTATGACAAACTTATAAATATTCCTTCTAACGATTGGGATTTGTTTTACTGGGCGACTGGTGTTAAAAGTACACCTCCTGAGTTTCAGAATGAAGTGATGGAATTGTTAAAGAGACATGTTAAGAATGAACTGAAAGAAACCCGCTATACTCAGCCTGATTTAAATTGA